One window of the Fusobacterium animalis 7_1 genome contains the following:
- a CDS encoding AAA family ATPase: MKKGIGIGIEDFREVIKEDCYYFDKTNYIEELIKDKTKIKLFTRPRRFGKTLNMSTLKYFFDIRNAEENRKLFKDLYIEKSEYFKEQGQYPTVFITMKDLKKNTWEECFFEIKVLLRELYEEFSFVQEKLSENEKVQYDKILSKAEDAEYGKSLKNLTNYLYRYYQKEVVVLIDEYDNPLIAANRKGYYKEAINFFRDFLSSTLKTNSYLKTGILTGIVQVAKEGIFSGLNNVITYNIFKKDFDTFFGLTEKEVEKVLKYFKLEYEIKDVKKWYDGYTFGDKEIYNPWSILNYVKEKELHAYWVNTSDNALIYDNLENSTIDVFNDLETLFNGKEIKKEISPFFTFEELSKFDGIWQLMVYSGYLKISEKLGNDEYSLKIPNYEIQTFFRKGFIDKFLVSENQFNPMMRALLDGNIKEFEERLQNIFLLNTSFHNLKGEKVYHSLFLGMLIWLRDRYEVTSEGERGHGRYDALLTPLNKINPAFIFEFKVSKTIKGLNAKAEEALKQIKEKKYDAGLKEKEISKVYRIGIAFKGKNVKVKYEIA, encoded by the coding sequence AAAAGAAGATTGCTATTACTTTGATAAAACAAATTATATAGAAGAATTAATAAAAGATAAAACAAAAATAAAATTATTTACTCGCCCAAGAAGATTTGGAAAGACATTAAATATGTCAACATTGAAATATTTTTTTGATATAAGAAACGCAGAAGAAAATAGAAAGCTATTTAAAGATCTATATATAGAAAAATCAGAATATTTTAAAGAGCAAGGACAATATCCAACAGTATTTATTACAATGAAAGATTTGAAAAAAAATACTTGGGAAGAATGTTTTTTTGAGATAAAAGTTTTATTAAGAGAACTATATGAAGAATTTAGTTTTGTTCAAGAAAAATTGAGTGAAAATGAAAAGGTACAATATGATAAAATTTTATCAAAAGCTGAAGATGCTGAATATGGAAAGTCTTTAAAAAATTTAACAAATTATTTATACAGATATTATCAAAAAGAAGTGGTGGTCTTGATAGATGAGTATGATAATCCTTTAATAGCAGCCAATAGAAAGGGATATTATAAAGAAGCTATAAACTTTTTTAGAGATTTTTTAAGTTCAACCTTAAAGACAAATTCATATTTAAAAACAGGGATATTAACAGGAATAGTACAAGTTGCAAAAGAAGGAATATTCTCTGGTTTAAATAACGTAATAACCTATAATATATTTAAAAAAGATTTTGATACATTTTTTGGATTAACAGAAAAAGAAGTAGAAAAGGTGTTAAAATATTTTAAGTTAGAATATGAGATAAAAGATGTAAAAAAATGGTATGATGGTTATACTTTTGGAGATAAAGAAATCTATAATCCTTGGAGCATTTTGAATTATGTTAAAGAAAAAGAGTTGCATGCTTATTGGGTAAATACATCAGATAATGCCTTAATTTATGATAATTTAGAAAATTCAACAATAGATGTATTTAATGATTTAGAAACTTTATTTAATGGAAAAGAAATAAAAAAAGAAATAAGTCCATTTTTTACATTTGAAGAATTATCAAAGTTTGATGGAATATGGCAATTAATGGTATACAGTGGATATTTAAAGATAAGTGAGAAACTTGGTAATGATGAATATTCATTAAAAATACCTAACTATGAGATACAAACATTTTTTAGAAAAGGGTTTATAGATAAATTTTTAGTAAGTGAAAATCAATTTAATCCAATGATGAGAGCATTATTAGATGGAAATATAAAAGAATTTGAAGAAAGATTACAAAATATATTTTTATTAAATACAAGTTTTCATAATTTAAAGGGAGAAAAAGTATATCATTCATTATTTTTAGGAATGTTGATATGGTTAAGAGATAGATATGAAGTAACATCAGAGGGAGAAAGAGGGCATGGAAGATATGATGCATTACTAACTCCATTGAATAAGATAAATCCAGCTTTTATATTTGAATTTAAAGTATCAAAAACAATAAAGGGATTAAATGCAAAAGCAGAAGAAGCCTTAAAACAAATAAAAGAGAAGAAATATGATGCGGGATTAAAAGAAAAAGAAATATCAAAAGTATACAGAATAGGAATAGCATTTAAAGGAAAAAATGTAAAAGTTAAATATGAAATAGCATAA